DNA sequence from the Anaerosporomusa subterranea genome:
AGTGATGCAACGTACTTTGGACTCTACTGTAAATCAACAGTTTCAAGGAGGATGACATGACAAAAGTTCACGACCTACTGCATGTACTCGATCAGATTACCGGCGGGCGCTGTGTCCGCGACATTGGCGACATCTTTAGCGGCAGAAACAAATTTGTCGTCAACAAAACTTCCAATATTCCTGGTAAGGCTTGTATGGAGACGCCCGGACTAGTGTGCGGCAACCTCGACGCGGAGGTAAAGAAAATTGCGGTGACCATGACACTGACGGAATGCAATATCGAACTAGCGGGTGCCACCGGTGTTGACGCTATCGTCGCCCACCACCCGATTGTCGAAGCAGCCAATTCCGGCGGCGTCACCATGCGCAATTATCTCGAACTATACGGACTTAGCGTCTTTGAACTACATGAGGCATTTCACGGGCTGCACCCCGGCATTGCGTTTATTCACGGACATAAGGCATTTCGGGTTGACATCGCTTATGGCGGCATACCTGGCAATATTTTGTATGTTGGTCGCGCCGTGGATGAGGTAAAGACTCTCGGCGATATTTTGGACAGGCTAGATGCCTTCATGGGAATCGATGAAGAAAAACGGATGCTGTTTGCAGAACGCAATTCGCGCTGCTGTGACAGTATTATTGAAACCAATGTGGCCACCGGTGGGAAAATACTGCTTGGCGCCAGAGATAATCCTGTAAACACTATTATTCATATCTTCCCGCATACAGGCTTTACGCCAGCTCATCTCGAGAAAGTAAAAAGTGAGCATCCGGAAGCAGATACATTGCTGGCCTCGATTAGCAGGATGGGTGCTGACAGCGCGTTAGTGGCCAAGGCTAGGGAATT
Encoded proteins:
- a CDS encoding Nif3-like dinuclear metal center hexameric protein, giving the protein MTKVHDLLHVLDQITGGRCVRDIGDIFSGRNKFVVNKTSNIPGKACMETPGLVCGNLDAEVKKIAVTMTLTECNIELAGATGVDAIVAHHPIVEAANSGGVTMRNYLELYGLSVFELHEAFHGLHPGIAFIHGHKAFRVDIAYGGIPGNILYVGRAVDEVKTLGDILDRLDAFMGIDEEKRMLFAERNSRCCDSIIETNVATGGKILLGARDNPVNTIIHIFPHTGFTPAHLEKVKSEHPEADTLLASISRMGADSALVAKARELGMNVIIGNSHAMEILENGLPLAYAIKRLLPDVEVVLFRERITSTPIAMAGSSVIRDYAADIAERFLLPNANKVS